The genomic region AAAAACAAAGTCTTCACTTTTATTAGTTGACAAATATATACATTTTGTATATAATATGAATGTGGATAGAAAACTTGACTTTTTTTGTTGTATTTTGGAGGTCTAAATATGGAATCAGCTAATAAATGTAAAGTATTTAATAAAAGTGGAAAGTTAATATGTGACCTTCTCTTAATATTAATTGCAGAAAAACCCAGCTATGGTTATGAATTATCTAATAGATTGTGTGAGATGGGTATAACAATTCCTGAAGGAATTGGACAAAAAGGAAGGGTATATAGAGCTTTATCTGAATTGGAAAAAAGATCTGAAATAAAA from Marinitoga aeolica harbors:
- a CDS encoding PadR family transcriptional regulator — its product is MESANKCKVFNKSGKLICDLLLILIAEKPSYGYELSNRLCEMGITIPEGIGQKGRVYRALSELEKRSEIKFDWDTTSSPPRKIYKITKKGKERIKNFIIEMEEQIIVLKNFVNKAKENI